A stretch of Mastacembelus armatus chromosome 1, fMasArm1.2, whole genome shotgun sequence DNA encodes these proteins:
- the hadh gene encoding hydroxyacyl-coenzyme A dehydrogenase, mitochondrial: MAFVTHYVRRGFSSSAVRSVVIKNVTIIGGGLMGAGIAQVAASTGHSVTLVDTSDDILKKSVKGIEGSVKRVVKKKFADKPEAGEELIQKVLQNVSTSTDAGLAVRGSDLVVEAIVENLKIKQDLFATLDKLAPAHTIFASNTSSLSVSDIASSTSRLDRFGGLHFFNPVPMMKLVEVIGTSATSQETFDSLMSFSKVLGKTPVSCKDTPGFIVNRLLVPYTMEAIRLHERGHASKEDIDIAMKLGAGYPMGPFELSDYVGLDTIKFIMDGWSAMDPDNPLFAQSELLNKLVAEGKYGKKTGEGFYKYK; encoded by the exons atgGCGTTTGTTACTCACTACGTCCGCAGAGGTTTCTCGTCTTCGGCCGTCAGGAGCGTCGTTATTAAGAATGTAACGATCATCGGTGGAGGACTGATGGGCGCAGGGATCGCTCAG GTTGCTGCATCGACTGGACACTCAGTGACACTTGTTGACACGTCTGACGACATCCTGAAAAAGTCTGTCAAGGGAATTGAAGGGAGCGTTAAAAGAGTGGTCAAGAAGAAGTTTGCTGATAAGCCAGAG gCAGGAGAGGAGTTAATCCAGAAGGTTCTGCAGAATGTGTCAACCTCGACAGATGCCGGACTTGCAGTTCGGGGCTCGGACCTTGTGGTGGAGGCCATTGtggaaaatctaaaaatcaagCAGGATCTTTTTGCTACGCTTGACAAACTGGCACCAGC ACACACCATTTTTGCCAGCAACACatcctccctgtctgtctctgacatCGCCAGCTCCACCAGCAGGCTGGACAGATTCGGTGGCCTTCACTTCTTCAACCCAGTCCCTATGATGAAGCTCGTAGAG GTCATCGGAACCTCAGCAACGAGTCAAGAGACGTTCGATTCCCTTATGAGCTTCAGCAAAGTGCTTGGAAAAACACCAGTGTCCTGCAAG GATACACCAGGTTTCATTGTAAACCGCCTACTTGTTCCTTACACAATGGAGGCCATCCGGTTGCATGAGAGAG gTCATGCATCCAAAGAGGACATTGACATTGCAATGAAACTTGGTGCTGGATATCCCATGGGCCCATTTGAGCTGTCAGACTACGTGGGACTAGACACAATAAAGTTCATCATGGATG GCTGGAGTGCAATGGATCCTGACAACCCACTGTTTGCCCAGAGTGAATTGCTGAACAAGCTGGTTGCAGAAGGCAAATATGGCAAAAAGACAGGAGAAGGATTCTACAAGTACAAGTAA
- the cyp2u1 gene encoding cytochrome P450 2U1 isoform X1: MFPLSWLKHLSGSVLSLIVFLLMYYLVRYYRKPPDLANIPPGPKPWPIVGNIGGFLIPSFIRRRFGQRPGHDSAIAILTRLASVYGDVYSLFVGSQLVVVLNGYEAVKDALSNHPEVFSDRPDVPAVSIITKRKGIVFAPYGSIWRQQRKFCHTTLRNFGLGKLSLEPCILQDLATIKTELLRLNEESGGAGMDLAPLISNSVSNVICSLILGQRFHHEDREFRTLLDLMVRGLEICINSPAVLINIFPLLYHLPFGAFKELRKVEKDITVFLKRIIAKHRETLDPENPRDLADMYMIKILAQQAAGEQNSSFTEDYLFYIIGDLFIAGTDTTTNSVLWILLYMVSYPDIQDKVQAEIDKVVGKHRVPSLTDKSSLPFTEATIMEVQRLTVVVPLGIPHMASETTEFRGYTIPKGTVIFPNLWSVHRDPTVWDDPDSFNPARFLDDEGKLLRKEFFIPFGIGRRVCMGEQLAKMELFLTVTSLLQAFKFRLPEGKPPPPLHGRFGLTLAPFPFTVCVSART, from the exons ATGTTTCCACTGTCGTGGCTGAAGCATCTGAGCGGCTCAGTACTGTCTCTGATAGTATTCCTACTGATGTATTACTTAGTCAGGTATTACCGGAAACCACCGGACCTCGCCAATATCCCCCCAGGGCCGAAGCCGTGGCCCATAGTCGGCAACATCGGCGGCTTTTTAATCCCTTCTTTCATCCGGAGGAGGTTTGGACAGAGACCAGGGCACGACAGCGCTATAGCTATTTTAACAAGACTAGCCAGTGTTTATGGCGACGTGTACAGCCTGTTTGTAGGGAGTCAGCTGGTCGTTGTGCTGAATGGATATGAAGCAGTGAAAGACGCTCTATCTAACCATCCCGAGGTGTTCTCTGACAGGCCCGATGTTCCTGCTGTCTCCATCATCACTAAACGCAAAG GAATAGTTTTTGCACCTTATGGGTCGATATGGAGACAGCAGCGCAAGTTCTGCCACACGACACTCAGAAACTTCGGCCTGGGGAAGTTGAGTTTGGAGCCGTGTATCCTGCAAGACCTTGCTACCATCAAAACAGAACTGCTACGACTGAATGAAGAGTCTGGTGGCGCTGGCATGGACCTGGCCCCGCTGATCAGCAACAGCGTTTCAAATGTCATCTGCTCACTAATACTGGGTCAACGTTTCCATCATGAGGACCGCGAGTTCCGCACGTTGCTGGACCTGATGGTGCGTGGGCTGGAAATCTGCATTAACAGCCCTGCAGTCCTCATCAACATCTTTCCACTGCTGTACCATTTGCCTTTTGGAGCCTTCAAAGAGTTGAGGAAGGTGGAAAAAGACATTACAGTCTTTCTGAAGAGAATTATTGCAAAGCACCGGGAAACATTAGATCCAGAAAACCCAAGGGATCTTGCAGATATGTACATGATAAAGATATTGGCCCAGCAAGCTGCTGGAGAGCAGAACAGCAGCTTCACAGAAGATTATCTTTTTTATATAATTGGTGATCTCTTCATCGCTGGCACTGACACCACcactaattcagttttatggATTCTTCTCTACATGGTCTCATACCCTGATATCCAAG ACAAGGTCCAGGCCGAGATTGATAAAGTAGTGGGCAAACATCGGGTCCCATCTCTGACTGATAAGAGCAGTTTGCCTTTTACTGAAGCCACAATCATGGAGGTGCAGAGACTGACTGTAGTGGTTCCTCTAGGTATTCCTCACATGGCATCAGAGACAACAG agTTCAGAGGTTACACTATTCCCAAAGGCACAGTTATTTTCCCCAACCTGTGGTCTGTCCATAGAGATCCCACTGTGTGGGATGATCCAGACAGTTTCAACCCAGCCCGCTTCTTGGATGACGAGGGAAAGTTGCTCAGGAAAGAGTTCTTCATACCATTTGGGATTG GTCGCAGAGTGTGCATGGGTGAACAGCTGGCGAAGATGGAGCTCTTTTTGACAGTTACTAGTTTACTGCAGGCCTTTAAATTCAGACTTCCTGAGGGAAAACCACCGCCGCCGCTGCATGGACGATTTGGCCTGACACTGGCGCCCTTCCCATTCACTGTCTGTGTGAGTGCACGTACTTAA
- the cyp2u1 gene encoding cytochrome P450 2U1 isoform X2 yields MFPLSWLKHLSGSVLSLIVFLLMYYLVRYYRKPPDLANIPPGPKPWPIVGNIGGFLIPSFIRRRFGQRPGHDSAIAILTRLASVYGDVYSLFVGSQLVVVLNGYEAVKDALSNHPEVFSDRPDVPAVSIITKRKGIVFAPYGSIWRQQRKFCHTTLRNFGLGKLSLEPCILQDLATIKTELLRLNEESGGAGMDLAPLISNSVSNVICSLILGQRFHHEDREFRTLLDLMVRGLEICINSPAVLINIFPLLYHLPFGAFKELRKVEKDITVFLKRIIAKHRETLDPENPRDLADMYMIKILAQQAAGEQNSSFTEDYLFYIIGDLFIAGTDTTTNSVLWILLYMVSYPDIQDKVQAEIDKVVGKHRVPSLTDKSSLPFTEATIMEVQRLTVVVPLGIPHMASETTEIPLCGMIQTVSTQPASWMTRESCSGKSSSYHLGLVAECAWVNSWRRWSSF; encoded by the exons ATGTTTCCACTGTCGTGGCTGAAGCATCTGAGCGGCTCAGTACTGTCTCTGATAGTATTCCTACTGATGTATTACTTAGTCAGGTATTACCGGAAACCACCGGACCTCGCCAATATCCCCCCAGGGCCGAAGCCGTGGCCCATAGTCGGCAACATCGGCGGCTTTTTAATCCCTTCTTTCATCCGGAGGAGGTTTGGACAGAGACCAGGGCACGACAGCGCTATAGCTATTTTAACAAGACTAGCCAGTGTTTATGGCGACGTGTACAGCCTGTTTGTAGGGAGTCAGCTGGTCGTTGTGCTGAATGGATATGAAGCAGTGAAAGACGCTCTATCTAACCATCCCGAGGTGTTCTCTGACAGGCCCGATGTTCCTGCTGTCTCCATCATCACTAAACGCAAAG GAATAGTTTTTGCACCTTATGGGTCGATATGGAGACAGCAGCGCAAGTTCTGCCACACGACACTCAGAAACTTCGGCCTGGGGAAGTTGAGTTTGGAGCCGTGTATCCTGCAAGACCTTGCTACCATCAAAACAGAACTGCTACGACTGAATGAAGAGTCTGGTGGCGCTGGCATGGACCTGGCCCCGCTGATCAGCAACAGCGTTTCAAATGTCATCTGCTCACTAATACTGGGTCAACGTTTCCATCATGAGGACCGCGAGTTCCGCACGTTGCTGGACCTGATGGTGCGTGGGCTGGAAATCTGCATTAACAGCCCTGCAGTCCTCATCAACATCTTTCCACTGCTGTACCATTTGCCTTTTGGAGCCTTCAAAGAGTTGAGGAAGGTGGAAAAAGACATTACAGTCTTTCTGAAGAGAATTATTGCAAAGCACCGGGAAACATTAGATCCAGAAAACCCAAGGGATCTTGCAGATATGTACATGATAAAGATATTGGCCCAGCAAGCTGCTGGAGAGCAGAACAGCAGCTTCACAGAAGATTATCTTTTTTATATAATTGGTGATCTCTTCATCGCTGGCACTGACACCACcactaattcagttttatggATTCTTCTCTACATGGTCTCATACCCTGATATCCAAG ACAAGGTCCAGGCCGAGATTGATAAAGTAGTGGGCAAACATCGGGTCCCATCTCTGACTGATAAGAGCAGTTTGCCTTTTACTGAAGCCACAATCATGGAGGTGCAGAGACTGACTGTAGTGGTTCCTCTAGGTATTCCTCACATGGCATCAGAGACAACAG AGATCCCACTGTGTGGGATGATCCAGACAGTTTCAACCCAGCCCGCTTCTTGGATGACGAGGGAAAGTTGCTCAGGAAAGAGTTCTTCATACCATTTGGGATTG GTCGCAGAGTGTGCATGGGTGAACAGCTGGCGAAGATGGAGCTCTTTTTGA
- the sgms2a gene encoding phosphatidylcholine:ceramide cholinephosphotransferase 2, with the protein MATQELVDARDSATDTLNPGMEGGALASSSKTCPVHKPCSEDTKRSFRKGIGRHNDYVKISVPESKVNHLPMEWWKTVIAFFYAGFNLVLTTVVITVVHERVPPKESSPPLPDKFFDYIDRVNWAFTVTEINGMVLLAIWLIQLFFFRYKSIASRRFFFLIGTLYLYRCVTMYITTLPVPGMHMTCAPKLHGDSQAKIHRILQLISGGGLSITNSHLLCGDFLYSGHTVMLTLTYLFIKEYSPRSFWWYHLMCWLLSAVGVVCILVAHEHYSVDVVVAYFITSRLFWWYHTMANLQTLKCSPNNYLTNTWWNPLFNFLERNVQTSVPCSYSWPITWPPACLKNPCKKYSMVQSTREE; encoded by the exons ATGGCCACTCAGGAGCTTGTGGATGCAAGAGACTCTGCCACTGATACTCTGAATCCAGGAATGGAGGGAGGTGCTTTGGCCAGCAGCAGTAAAACCTGTCCTGTCCACAAACCTTGCAGTGAGGATACAAAGAGGAGCTTTCGGAAGGGCATAGGGCGGCACAATGACTATGTGAAGATTTCTGTGCCAGAGTCCAAGGTGAATCATTTGCCCATGGAGTGGTGGAAGACAGTAATAGCCTTCTTTTATGCTGGCTTTAATTTGGTCCTGACTACGGTCGTCATCACAGTAGTCCATGAAAGGGTCCCGCCCAAAGAAAGCAGTCCACCTCTTCCAGATAAGTTTTTTGACTATATTGACAGGGTCAACTGGGCATTTACAGTGACAGAGATCAATGGCATGGTGCTGTTGGCCATCTGGCTGATCCAGTTGTTCTTCTTCAGATACAA GTCAATTGCAAGCAGGAGATTCTTCTTCCTCATTGGCACCTTGTACTTGTATCGCTGTGTAACTATGTACATCACCACCCTGCCTGTCCCTGGCATGCATATGACTTGTGCTCCTAAG CTACATGGCGACTCCCAGGCAAAAATCCATCGAATTCTGCAGCTGATTTCTGGTGGAGGTCTGTCCATTACAAACTCCCATCTCTTGTGTGGAGATTTCCTCTACAGTGGACACACTGTGATGCTCACTCTCACCTACCTGTTCATCAAGGAGT ACTCACCACGGTCATTTTGGTGGTATCATCTGATGTGCTGGCTGCTCAGTGCTGTGGGCGTGGTGTGCATCTTGGTGGCACATGAGCACTACAGCGTGGATGTGGTTGTGGCTTATTTCATCACCTCCCGCCTGTTCTGGTGGTACCACACCATGGCCAATTTACAG ACTCTGAAATGTTCGCCCAACAACTACCTCACCAACACCTGGTGGAATCCACTGTTTAACTTCCTGGAGAGGAATGTCCAAACCTCTGTGCCATGCTCGTACAGTTGGCCCATCACCTGGCCTCCTGCCTGCCTTAAGAACCCCTGCAAGAAGTATTCAATGGTACAAAGTACACGAGAAGAGTGA